One genomic window of Cryptococcus neoformans var. neoformans JEC21 chromosome 13 sequence includes the following:
- a CDS encoding acidic laccase, putative, producing the protein MYSTTALLASALALAATAAHAATHEHWWNITYSAANPDGLQERRVIGVNGTWPPPVLTATQGDVIIVHATNSLDDDTVGTSLHSHGMFFNHSNWYDGAVGVNQCPIPNGQTLDYVIDTTTQVGTYWIHGHLDGQNTDGLRAPVVIFPQNGTGRTDNVTWDAEFIVAAADWYHEEYPVLEQRDFLTWKNPTGAEPVPKSAVIYAAYQNGTYMSTNEEICAGEGVSDGLSLYFEPGKSYRIRMINMGTLAMFWAALEGHEMYIIEMDGIEVEPYLVDAVTISVAQRYSVWVRALNQTDRNYAFMFIQDTDMYDAVPDDLVLNNTIQIVYNSSAPPATPYIVYDIETFDDTKVVPLEQEDFLRNPDVEIDLHAYFDTYDDGTNRASFNNITYQMPTSTPSMLTALTMGNDSFNDAVYGAMTNAFAYRHNSIVQLTVYNWDAGFHPFHLHGHVFQLASKSFDVTSNDTDINPPLNESQSNPARRDTVVVPPTGKVVLRWRADNPGTWMFHCHIDWHLSSGLAAIMVEAPEAFQALASDVPEQITDQCRWWNKGTEGNVVGKFSTTDFAGQPWGPWPLKMGWTPKAIGALAGCIITALLGIATIIWYASGELDEEELEEEIKREVERKKSKVPIWKKVLKTEVKV; encoded by the exons ATGTACTCGACAACAGCTCTCCTAGCTTCGGCTCTTGCACTCGCAGCTACGGCAGCTCATGCTGCTACTCACGAACACTGGTGGAACATCACCTATAGCGCCGCCAACCCAGACGGC CTTCAAGAACGTCGCGTGATTGGTGTCAACGGAACATGGCC CCCCCCTGTCTTGACAGCCACCCAAGGCGATGTGATCATCGTTCACGCAACCAACAGCCTAGACGATGACACCGTCGGCACATCCCTCCATTCTCACGGCATGTTCTTCAACCACTCCAACTGGTATGACGGTGCTGTCGGTGTCAACCAATGTCCCATTCCTAACGGCCAGACACTCGACTATGTTATCGATACGACCACTCAAGTCGGCACTTATTGGATTCATGGTCATCTTGATGGACAAAATACTGATGGTCTACGAGCACCTGTTGTGATTTTCCCCCAGAACGGGACTGGTCGAACGGATAATGTTACGTGGGATGCGGAGTTTAtcgttgctgctgctgactG GTACCACGAAGAATATCCCGTTCTCGAACAACGTGACTTCCTCACGTGGAAGAACCCCACAGGTGCCGAACCTGTCCCCA AGTCAGCTGTTATTTATGCCGCTTATCAGAATGGAACATATATGAGCACTAACGAGGAAATATGCGCTGGTGAGGGTGTTAGCGATGGTCTGTCTCTTTACTTCGAACCTGGAAAGTCCTACCGAATCCGCATGATCAACATGGGTACCCTTGCCA TGTTTTGGGCCGCTTTGGAAGGTCATGAAATGTACATTATTGAAATGGACGGTATCGAAGTGGAACCATACCTTGTCGACGCTGTCACCATATCGGTTGCGCAAAGGTACTCCGTTTGGGTTCGAGCCCTGAATCAAACAGACAGGAACTATGCTTTCATGTTCATTCAGGATACCGATAT GTATGACGCCGTCCCCGACGATCTTGTTCtcaacaacaccatccaaATCGTTTACAACTCTTCCGCTCCACCTGCTACCCCTTACATCGTATATGATATCGAAACTTTCGATGATACCAAGGTGGTGCCTCTGGAGCAGGAAGATTTCCTCCGCAACCCGGATGTTGAGATTGACCTTCACGCCTACTTTGAC ACATACGACGATGGAACCAACCGAGCCTCGTTCAATAACATCACCTACCAAATGCCCACATCCACGCCGTCCATGCTCACCGCCCTCACTATGGGAAACGACTCATTCAATGACGCCGTTTACGGAGCAATGACTAATGCCTTCGCATATCGACACAACTCAATTGTTCAACTTACAGTATACAATTGGGATGCAGGTTTCCaccctttccatctccatgg CCACGTGTTCCAACTCGCCAGCAAGTCATTCGACGTCACCTCCAACGACACCGACATCAACCCTCCTCTTAACGAGTCCCAGTCTAACCCCGCTCGACGTGATACAGTTGTCGTTCCTCCTACTGGCAAGGTCGTACTCCGTTGGAGAGCTGATAACCCCGGTACTTGGATGTTCCACTGTCAT ATCGACTGGCATCTCTCCTCCGGCCTCGCAGCCATCATGGTCGAAGCCCCCGAAGCATTCCAAGCCCTCGCCTCCGATGTTCCTGAACAGATCACTGATCAATGCAGATGGTGGAACAAGGGTACTGAGGGTAATGTCGTTGGCAAATTCTCTACTACCGATTTCGCCGGCCAGCCATGGGGTCCTTGGCCGCTCAAGATGGGCTGGACACCAAAGGCAATTGGCGCGCTTGCTGGATGTATCATCACAGCGCTATTGGGTATAGCGACAATTATCTGGTATGCGTCTGGAGAattggatgaggaagagttggaggaagagataaagagggaagtggagaggaagaagtcaaaggTGCCCatttggaagaaggtcTTGAAGACTGAGGTCAAAGTGTAA